In the genome of Nocardioides seonyuensis, one region contains:
- a CDS encoding acetylornithine transaminase, which yields MSWQERYHHSLMNTFGTPRLNLVRGEGARVWDDAGRSYVDLLAGIAVNSLGHAHPAVVEAVTSQLQTLGHVSNFFTTTPQMELAERLLALLGAPGRVFLSNSGTEANEAAFKLSRRTGRTHLVAATGSFHGRTMGSLALTSKAAYREPFEPLPGQVTFVPYGDSAALAAAVTDETAAVVLEPMQGEAGVVVPPQGYLSDAREITTRHGALLWLDEVQTGIGRTGAWFAHQLGLGGGITPDVVTLAKGLGGGIPIGATIGLGAAGDLFEPGNHGTTFGGNPVACAAALAVLETVGGEGFLDQVVSVGKGLRDGLGDDSRVVEVHGEGLLLGVELAAAETAAVAAAALDAGFILNNATPTRVRLAPPLILTDVEADAFVAAWPAILDAAQVAR from the coding sequence ATGAGCTGGCAGGAGCGCTACCACCACAGCCTCATGAACACGTTCGGCACACCGCGCCTGAACCTCGTGCGCGGCGAAGGTGCCCGCGTGTGGGACGACGCCGGTCGGTCCTACGTCGACCTGCTCGCCGGGATCGCGGTCAACTCCCTGGGGCACGCCCACCCCGCGGTGGTCGAGGCAGTCACTTCCCAGCTGCAGACGCTTGGCCACGTGTCCAACTTCTTCACGACGACTCCCCAGATGGAGCTGGCGGAGAGGCTCCTCGCGCTGCTCGGCGCCCCCGGGAGGGTCTTCCTCTCCAACTCTGGCACCGAGGCCAACGAGGCTGCCTTCAAGCTCAGCCGTCGCACCGGCCGCACCCACCTGGTCGCGGCGACCGGGTCCTTCCACGGCCGCACGATGGGGTCGCTGGCACTGACGTCCAAGGCCGCCTACCGCGAGCCGTTCGAGCCGCTGCCCGGTCAGGTGACCTTCGTGCCGTACGGCGACTCGGCGGCGCTGGCCGCAGCGGTCACCGACGAGACGGCCGCCGTCGTCCTGGAGCCCATGCAGGGGGAGGCAGGCGTCGTCGTCCCGCCCCAGGGCTACCTGTCGGACGCGCGCGAGATCACGACGCGCCACGGCGCCCTGCTCTGGCTGGACGAGGTGCAGACCGGGATCGGTCGGACCGGTGCCTGGTTCGCCCACCAGCTTGGGCTCGGTGGCGGCATCACGCCCGACGTCGTCACACTCGCCAAGGGTCTGGGCGGCGGCATCCCTATCGGCGCCACCATCGGGCTCGGCGCGGCCGGCGACCTGTTCGAGCCGGGCAACCACGGCACCACCTTCGGTGGCAACCCGGTCGCCTGCGCAGCGGCCCTCGCCGTGCTCGAGACGGTCGGTGGAGAGGGCTTCCTCGACCAGGTCGTCTCCGTCGGCAAGGGGCTGCGAGACGGGCTCGGTGACGACTCCCGGGTGGTCGAGGTCCACGGCGAGGGGCTCCTGCTCGGCGTGGAGCTGGCGGCGGCCGAGACCGCCGCGGTCGCGGCCGCTGCCCTGGACGCCGGGTTCATCCTCAACAATGCCACGCCGACGCGCGTTCGACTGGCGCCGCCGCTCATCCTCACCGACGTCGAGGCGGACGCCTTCGTGGCCGCATGGCCCGCCATCCTCGACGCTGCGCAGGTGGCCCGATGA
- the argF gene encoding ornithine carbamoyltransferase, translated as MTRHLLADDDLSPEEQAEVLALAAALKADPFGPKPLAGPMTVALLFDRPTLRTQVSFTAGIAELGGNPMTVDGGLAAMGQRECIEDVARVLGRQSAAIVWRTGEQRDVETMAAHAGVPVVNALTDDFHPCQLLADLLTVQEHKGSLRGLRVAFVGDGACNMGNSWALAGATAGIDVVVAAPEHYQPDTGVVARARARAAGTGGAVTVLRDPVEAVSGADVVVTDSWVSMGREDESAERLRVFPAYGVTSELLSHADPDAIVLHCLPAYRGKEISTEVIEGPQSVVWDEAENRRHAQKALLTWLLEQS; from the coding sequence ATGACGCGCCACCTCCTCGCTGACGACGACCTCTCTCCCGAGGAGCAGGCCGAGGTCCTCGCGCTCGCCGCAGCCCTCAAGGCCGACCCCTTCGGACCCAAGCCCCTGGCGGGTCCCATGACGGTCGCCCTCCTCTTCGACCGTCCGACGCTGAGGACGCAGGTGTCCTTCACCGCCGGGATCGCCGAGCTGGGCGGCAACCCGATGACCGTCGACGGTGGCCTGGCGGCGATGGGGCAACGGGAGTGCATCGAGGACGTCGCCCGCGTGCTCGGCCGGCAGTCCGCCGCCATCGTGTGGCGCACCGGCGAGCAGCGTGACGTGGAGACGATGGCCGCCCACGCGGGCGTCCCCGTCGTCAACGCCCTCACCGACGACTTCCACCCCTGCCAGCTGCTGGCAGACCTGCTCACGGTCCAGGAGCACAAGGGGAGCCTGCGCGGCCTGCGCGTCGCGTTCGTGGGCGACGGCGCCTGCAACATGGGCAACTCGTGGGCGCTGGCGGGGGCCACGGCCGGCATTGACGTCGTGGTCGCTGCTCCCGAGCACTACCAGCCCGACACCGGAGTCGTGGCCAGGGCGCGTGCACGCGCCGCCGGGACCGGCGGTGCGGTCACGGTCCTGCGCGACCCGGTCGAGGCGGTGTCCGGCGCCGACGTCGTGGTCACCGACTCCTGGGTGAGCATGGGTCGCGAGGACGAGTCAGCCGAGCGGTTGCGTGTGTTCCCCGCCTACGGGGTGACCAGTGAGCTGCTCTCCCACGCCGACCCCGACGCCATCGTGCTGCACTGCCTCCCGGCCTACCGCGGCAAGGAGATCAGCACCGAGGTGATCGAGGGCCCCCAGTCGGTCGTCTGGGACGAGGCCGAGAACCGCCGCCACGCGCAGAAGGCGCTGCTGACCTGGCTCCTGGAGCAGTCGTGA
- a CDS encoding arginine repressor: MSAVSPLTKNARHQRIIELVTHHAVRSQTELSQLLGEHGVHVTQATLSRDLVELDAVKVRGGDGALVYAVPGEGGDRSPAAPRESAAALDRLSRLCAELLVSAEASANLVVLRTPPGAAQFLASAFDRAEITDVLGTIAGDDTVLVIGRDPGGGDALAARFVALANDSHHSATTSHSSNSAAKDDS, translated from the coding sequence GTGAGCGCCGTGAGCCCGCTGACCAAGAACGCCCGGCACCAGCGCATCATCGAGCTGGTGACCCACCATGCTGTGCGCTCCCAGACCGAGCTTTCCCAGCTCCTCGGCGAGCACGGGGTCCACGTCACCCAGGCGACGCTCAGCCGTGACCTGGTCGAGCTCGACGCGGTGAAGGTCCGCGGTGGCGACGGGGCGCTCGTCTACGCGGTTCCAGGTGAGGGCGGTGACCGATCGCCGGCTGCTCCCCGAGAGTCCGCCGCAGCGCTCGACCGGCTCTCCCGGCTGTGCGCCGAGCTCCTGGTCAGCGCCGAGGCGAGCGCCAACCTGGTGGTGCTGCGCACTCCGCCGGGCGCTGCGCAGTTCCTGGCGAGCGCCTTCGACCGCGCCGAGATCACTGACGTGCTCGGCACCATCGCCGGAGACGACACGGTCCTCGTGATCGGTCGTGACCCCGGGGGCGGAGACGCCCTCGCCGCGCGCTTCGTCGCGCTCGCCAACGACTCCCACCACTCCGCTACGACTTCCCACTCCTCGAACTCCGCAGCAAAGGATGACTCGTGA
- the argG gene encoding argininosuccinate synthase, whose protein sequence is MSKVLTSLPIGQRVGIAFSGGLDTSVAVAWMRDKGAVPCTYTADIGQYDEPDISGVPARAKEYGAEIARAVDCRGPLVEEGLAALACGAFHIRSGGRAYFNTTPLGRAVTGTMLVRAMHEDGVDIWGDGSTFKGNDIERFYRYGLLANPDLRIYKPWLDADFVTELGGRAEMSQWLTEHGLPYRDSKEKAYSTDANIWGATHEAKTLEHLDVSLEVVEPIMGVKFWDPSVDIETEDVTIRFDRGRPVAINGTQYDDPVALVHEANAIGGRHGLGMSDQIENRIIEAKSRGIYEAPAMALLWIAYERLLNAIHNEDTIANYHAEGRRLGVLLYQGRWLDPQALMLRESIQRWVASLVTGEVTIRLRRGEDYTIVRTDGPAFSYHPDKLSMERTENAAFGPSDRIGQLTLRNLDIADSRAKLELYAGQPLDQGQVLVEHGHLLGALPAGGAERIVDNPEAEQDTPEVALDNAAMEFGTD, encoded by the coding sequence GTGAGCAAGGTCCTCACCTCCCTCCCCATCGGCCAGCGGGTCGGCATCGCCTTCTCCGGTGGCCTGGACACCTCGGTCGCCGTGGCCTGGATGCGCGACAAGGGCGCCGTCCCGTGCACCTACACCGCCGACATCGGGCAGTACGACGAGCCCGACATCTCCGGCGTCCCCGCGCGAGCCAAGGAGTACGGCGCCGAGATCGCCCGGGCTGTCGACTGCCGCGGCCCCCTCGTGGAGGAGGGGCTGGCGGCGCTGGCCTGCGGCGCCTTCCACATCAGGTCCGGCGGCCGGGCCTACTTCAACACCACGCCGCTGGGCAGGGCCGTGACCGGCACGATGCTGGTGCGCGCCATGCACGAGGACGGCGTCGACATCTGGGGCGACGGGTCCACCTTCAAGGGGAACGACATCGAGCGGTTCTACCGCTACGGGCTCCTGGCCAACCCCGACCTGCGCATCTACAAGCCCTGGCTCGACGCCGACTTCGTCACCGAGCTGGGCGGTCGCGCCGAGATGAGCCAGTGGCTCACCGAGCACGGCCTGCCGTACCGCGACAGCAAGGAGAAGGCCTACTCCACCGACGCCAACATCTGGGGCGCCACCCACGAGGCCAAGACGCTCGAGCACCTCGACGTGTCCCTGGAGGTCGTCGAGCCGATCATGGGCGTGAAGTTCTGGGACCCCTCGGTCGACATCGAGACCGAGGACGTCACCATCCGCTTCGACCGCGGCCGCCCGGTCGCCATCAACGGCACCCAGTACGACGACCCGGTCGCCCTGGTCCACGAGGCCAACGCCATCGGTGGTCGGCACGGCCTCGGCATGTCCGACCAGATCGAGAACCGCATCATCGAGGCCAAGTCCCGTGGCATCTACGAAGCGCCGGCCATGGCGCTGCTCTGGATCGCCTACGAGCGGCTCCTCAACGCCATCCACAACGAGGACACCATCGCCAACTACCACGCCGAGGGGCGCCGGCTGGGTGTCCTGCTCTACCAGGGCCGCTGGCTCGACCCGCAGGCGCTCATGCTGCGCGAGTCCATCCAGCGCTGGGTGGCGTCGCTCGTCACCGGTGAGGTCACGATCAGGCTGCGCAGGGGAGAGGACTACACGATCGTGCGCACCGACGGTCCGGCCTTCTCCTACCACCCCGACAAGCTGTCGATGGAACGCACCGAGAACGCCGCGTTCGGCCCGAGCGACCGGATCGGTCAGCTGACGCTCCGCAACCTCGACATCGCCGACTCGCGCGCCAAGCTCGAGCTCTACGCCGGGCAGCCGCTCGACCAGGGCCAGGTCCTCGTCGAGCACGGCCACCTGCTGGGTGCGTTGCCGGCGGGGGGTGCCGAGCGGATCGTGGACAACCCGGAGGCCGAGCAGGACACCCCCGAGGTCGCCCTGGACAATGCGGCCATGGAGTTCGGGACCGACTGA
- the argH gene encoding argininosuccinate lyase has product MGELTGTNQGKLWGGRFAGGPSPELEALSRSTHFDWRLAPYDIAGSHAHAKALGAAGLLTADEELELHRGLDALAARVTDGTLRPEASDEDVHGALERLLIEEVGADVGGKLRAGRSRNDQIATLFRCYLLDHQRVVSALVLDLVEALAGQAEANLGAIMPGRTHLQHAQPVLLSHHLLAHAWALLRDVERLADWRARVIGDSPYGSGALAGQSLGLDPELVARELGFTGSTANSIDGTASRDFVAEIAFVCAQVGVDVSRIAEEVILWATKEFDFVTLHDSWSTGSSIMPQKKNPDIAELARGKAGRLVGNLTGLLTTLKALPLAYNRDLQEDKEPVFDSLDTLEVLLPAFTGQVATLIYNTARMAELAPQGFSLATDIAEWLVREGTPFRVAHEVAGACVRAAEARGVELADLTDEEFASISPALTPEVRLVLTVEGSVASRDGRGGTAPSRVREQLTELRARVSAHREHLA; this is encoded by the coding sequence ATGGGTGAGCTCACCGGCACCAACCAGGGCAAGCTCTGGGGAGGGCGCTTCGCCGGCGGTCCTTCTCCCGAGCTCGAGGCGCTCTCGCGGTCGACCCACTTCGACTGGCGACTGGCGCCCTACGACATCGCAGGCTCGCACGCCCACGCGAAGGCGCTCGGGGCTGCCGGGCTGCTCACTGCCGACGAGGAGCTGGAGCTCCACCGCGGGCTGGATGCCCTTGCTGCCCGCGTGACCGACGGCACGCTCCGCCCCGAGGCGTCCGACGAGGACGTCCACGGAGCCCTGGAGAGGTTGCTGATCGAGGAGGTCGGTGCCGACGTCGGGGGAAAGCTTCGCGCCGGACGCTCCCGCAACGACCAGATCGCCACCTTGTTCAGGTGCTACCTCCTCGACCACCAGCGTGTCGTGAGCGCGCTGGTGCTCGACCTGGTCGAAGCCCTCGCCGGGCAGGCCGAGGCCAATCTCGGCGCGATCATGCCCGGCCGCACGCACCTCCAGCACGCGCAGCCCGTGCTGCTCTCCCACCACCTGCTCGCCCACGCCTGGGCGCTGTTGCGTGACGTGGAGCGCCTCGCCGACTGGCGCGCGCGCGTCATCGGCGACTCGCCCTACGGCAGCGGCGCGCTGGCCGGGCAGAGCCTCGGTCTCGATCCCGAGCTGGTGGCTCGCGAGCTCGGCTTCACCGGGTCCACGGCCAACTCGATCGACGGCACCGCATCGAGGGACTTCGTCGCCGAGATCGCGTTCGTGTGCGCACAGGTCGGCGTCGACGTCAGCAGGATCGCAGAGGAGGTCATCCTCTGGGCCACCAAGGAGTTCGACTTCGTCACGCTCCACGACTCCTGGTCGACCGGTTCCTCGATCATGCCCCAGAAGAAGAACCCCGACATCGCGGAGCTGGCCCGGGGCAAGGCCGGCCGGCTGGTGGGCAACCTCACTGGCCTGCTGACCACCCTCAAGGCCCTCCCGCTCGCCTACAACCGCGACCTCCAGGAGGACAAGGAGCCGGTCTTCGACTCCCTGGACACCCTCGAGGTGCTCCTCCCAGCCTTCACGGGACAGGTCGCCACCCTCATCTACAACACCGCGCGCATGGCCGAGCTCGCTCCCCAGGGATTCTCCCTCGCCACCGACATCGCCGAGTGGCTCGTGCGCGAGGGCACGCCCTTCCGGGTCGCCCACGAGGTGGCGGGCGCATGCGTGCGAGCAGCAGAGGCCCGTGGTGTCGAGCTGGCCGACCTCACCGACGAGGAGTTCGCGTCGATCTCTCCTGCCCTCACGCCCGAGGTCCGCCTCGTCCTGACGGTCGAGGGCTCCGTGGCATCGCGCGACGGTCGCGGCGGCACCGCCCCTTCACGTGTCCGCGAACAGCTGACCGAGCTTCGGGCCAGGGTGTCGGCCCACCGTGAGCACCTTGCCTGA
- a CDS encoding DNA-3-methyladenine glycosylase: MSTLPDLQALLRRPALEVAPRLLGAVLRHGEVAVRICEVEAYDGANDPGSHAYRGRTPRNSVMFGPGGHLYVYFTYGMHHCCNVVCGPEGAASAVLLRAGQVVEGLDVAQVRRPGSSARDLARGPARLCRALAIDLTHDGSDLGGGGALSLELGRAVATDEVRTGPRVGLRHAADRPWRFWIEHDPHVSVYRPAAPRRARTSP; this comes from the coding sequence GTGAGCACCTTGCCTGACCTGCAGGCGCTTCTCCGGAGGCCGGCGCTCGAAGTGGCGCCGCGCCTCCTGGGTGCTGTGCTGCGCCACGGCGAGGTGGCCGTCCGCATCTGCGAGGTCGAGGCGTACGACGGCGCCAACGACCCCGGCTCGCACGCCTACCGCGGTCGCACTCCCCGCAACTCCGTCATGTTCGGACCGGGCGGGCACCTCTACGTCTACTTCACCTACGGGATGCACCACTGCTGCAACGTCGTGTGCGGGCCGGAGGGCGCCGCCTCTGCGGTGCTCCTGCGGGCGGGACAGGTCGTCGAGGGGCTCGACGTGGCCCAGGTACGACGCCCCGGCTCTTCCGCTCGGGACCTCGCTCGCGGGCCTGCACGACTGTGTCGTGCACTGGCGATCGACCTGACCCATGACGGCAGCGACTTGGGCGGCGGGGGAGCACTGTCCCTCGAGCTCGGACGCGCAGTCGCGACCGACGAGGTGCGCACCGGCCCGAGGGTCGGCCTGCGGCATGCCGCCGATCGCCCGTGGCGGTTCTGGATCGAGCACGACCCGCACGTCTCGGTCTACCGACCGGCGGCGCCCCGCCGAGCTCGAACGAGCCCCTGA